A genomic window from Sparus aurata chromosome 14, fSpaAur1.1, whole genome shotgun sequence includes:
- the apex1 gene encoding DNA repair nuclease APEX1 yields MWPEIFAVLFVCVVVCVLGGVKQKHSLVSASCCESTTARVLLCVRVVCLRGVLAVRAGSSMKRGKKDEVAAADGENDTGSASAKKVKKTKEPEAPILYEDPPDKLTSKDGRKANMKITSWNVDGLRAWVKKKGLDWVREEDPDVLCLQETKCAEKSLPAEITSMPEYPHKYWAGSDEKEGYSGVAMLCKTEPIKVTYGIGKEEHDKEGRVITAEFPNFYLVTAYVPNSGRGLVRLDYRKTWDVDFRSYLSELDMQKSVVLCGDLNVAHQEIDLKNPKGNKKNAGFTPEEREGFTQLLEAGFTDSFREIYPDQTHAYSFWTYMMGCRDKNVGWRLDYFVLSSSLLPGLCDSKIRNKAMGSDHCPITLHIAV; encoded by the exons ATGTGGCCAGAGATCTTTGCCgtgctttttgtgtgtgtggttgtgtgtgtgcttggggGTGTGAAGCAGAAGCACAGCCTCGTCTCTGCATCCTGTTGTGAAAGTACAA CGGCgcgtgtgttgttgtgtgtacGTGTTGTGTGTCTGCGAGGTGTGCTTGCAGTCAGGGCAGGCTCGAGTATGAAGAGAGGCAAGAAGGACGAGGTGGCGGCTGCAGACGGGGAGAATGACACAGGCTCTG CTTCTGCCAAGAAAGTAAAGAAGACTAAGGAACCAGAGGCCCCGATCCTGTACGAGGATCCTCCCGACAAGCTGACCAGCAAAGATGGACGCAAGGCCAACATGAAGATCACCTCCTGGAACGTGGATGGGCTGCGAGCCTGGGTGAAAAAGAAGGGTCTGGAT TGGGTGCGCGAGGAGGATCCAGATGTTTTGTGCCTGCAGGAGACGAAGTGTGCAGAGAAATCCCTCCCTGCTGAAATCACCTCGATGCCCGAGTACCCTCACAAGTACTGGGCTGGGTCAGATGAAAAGGAGGGTTACAGTGGGGTGGCCATGCTCTGCAAGACTGAACCTATCAAAGTCACCTACGGCATTG GCAAGGAAGAGCATGACAAAGAGGGCCGCGTCATCACTGCAGAGTTCCCCAACTTCTACCTGGTGACAGCCTACGTGCCAAACTCCGGCAGAGGCCTAGTGCGCCTCGATTACCGCAAAACCTGGGACGTGGACTTCCGGTCGTATCTGAGCGAGCTGGACATGCAGAAGTCCGTGGTGCTGTGTGGCGACCTCAATGTGGCCCACCAGGAGATCGACCTGAAGAACCCCAAGGGGAACAAGAAAAACGCCGGCTTCACTCCTGAGGAGCGCGAGGGCTTCACCCAGCTGCTGGAAGCCGGATTCACCGACAGCTTCCGCGAGATCTACCCCGACCAGACCCACGCCTACTCCTTCTGGACCTACATGATGGGCTGCCGTGATAAGAACGTGGGCTGGAGGCTCGATTACTTTGTGCTGTCCTCCAGCTTGCTGCCAGGCCTGTGCGACAGCAAGATCCGTAACAAGGCGATGGGAAGCGACCACTGCCCCATCACTCTGCACATAGCTGTGTAG